A single window of Acetohalobium arabaticum DSM 5501 DNA harbors:
- a CDS encoding hydantoinase/oxoprolinase family protein, with product MSVTLGIDTGGTYTDGVVMDLDEGKIFAESKALTTRRDLSIGINECIDNLEEIDFSDIKMVSLSTTLATNATVEGQGCEVGLILIGFELEDNLPTEHYVSIQGGHDIKGNRKERLDVKEVREVVNSLQSKVDAFAVSGYLSVRNPEHEKKVKDIIQDLTDYPVVCGHELTSSLGISERTATAVLNARLIPIIADLINAVKGMMEEHNIDAPLMIVKGDGSLVSEEVAREKPIETILSGPASSIIGSTYLTDLEDGIVVDMGGTTTDVALLQDGTPSLTEKGAMVGGWLTRVKAVDMATIGIGGDSYIRVSKDHLLQVGPQRVYPLCWAVAQHRYLLDQLLEIDAEEYFPVNSQPTDILFFIKEPLHIDLTKTEEQILEIIREKPQSLYHIGKKLDKDPNLLRWNRLVNIGSVHRASLTPTDLLHVTGRMEEWNVEASKVGVKIGARRYGVEVENFIKDVEEEIYYKIALVITEMLLKDKKVEFDWKQDSLTEFLLEAIFRENKEQDELIEFSTTINLPIIAIGAPVEAYFPEIADRCNATLEIPEHSEVANAVGTVTGKVIEQVEILVKPGAESGYLVHAPGEKKMFKELEEAVEFAKDVGEKYVRERAKRSKVTDLKVNIEHEDVYSSFSQLEDKDDLYLESKIKVVAMGRPELN from the coding sequence ATGTCAGTAACACTAGGGATTGATACTGGAGGAACTTATACTGATGGAGTAGTAATGGACTTAGATGAAGGTAAGATTTTTGCAGAATCCAAGGCGCTTACTACTCGTCGGGATCTTTCAATAGGTATTAATGAATGTATTGATAATCTTGAAGAAATAGATTTCAGCGATATTAAAATGGTATCGTTATCCACAACTTTAGCAACTAATGCTACTGTGGAAGGACAGGGTTGTGAAGTAGGACTTATTTTAATTGGTTTTGAGCTTGAAGATAACTTACCAACGGAACACTATGTTAGCATTCAGGGCGGCCATGATATTAAAGGGAACCGTAAAGAAAGACTTGATGTTAAAGAAGTAAGAGAAGTAGTTAATTCTTTACAGAGCAAGGTGGATGCTTTTGCTGTTTCTGGTTATCTCAGCGTTCGGAATCCGGAGCATGAAAAGAAGGTTAAAGATATAATTCAGGATTTAACTGATTACCCAGTAGTTTGCGGCCATGAATTAACATCTTCATTAGGGATAAGTGAACGAACGGCAACTGCTGTATTGAATGCTCGATTGATTCCGATTATAGCTGATTTAATTAATGCAGTTAAAGGAATGATGGAAGAACATAATATCGATGCTCCTTTAATGATTGTTAAAGGAGATGGTAGCTTAGTAAGTGAAGAGGTAGCCCGGGAGAAACCGATTGAGACTATCTTATCAGGACCTGCTTCCAGTATTATTGGTTCGACTTATCTTACTGACCTAGAAGATGGAATTGTAGTGGACATGGGAGGTACTACTACTGATGTGGCTTTATTGCAGGATGGGACTCCCAGTTTAACTGAAAAAGGAGCTATGGTTGGCGGTTGGTTGACTAGGGTTAAAGCAGTAGATATGGCTACTATCGGTATTGGAGGCGATAGTTATATTAGAGTTTCTAAAGACCATCTGCTTCAGGTTGGACCCCAGAGAGTTTATCCACTCTGTTGGGCTGTGGCACAGCATCGTTATTTGTTAGATCAATTGTTAGAAATTGATGCTGAGGAATACTTTCCGGTTAATTCTCAACCAACAGATATTCTATTCTTTATCAAAGAACCTCTCCATATCGATTTAACAAAAACAGAGGAACAGATATTAGAAATAATTAGAGAGAAACCCCAGTCCTTATATCATATAGGTAAAAAATTAGATAAAGACCCTAATTTATTGCGCTGGAATAGATTAGTCAATATCGGTTCTGTTCATCGTGCTTCTTTAACTCCTACTGATCTTCTTCATGTTACAGGTAGAATGGAGGAGTGGAATGTTGAAGCTTCTAAGGTAGGAGTAAAGATTGGAGCCAGAAGATATGGTGTAGAAGTAGAGAACTTTATAAAAGATGTTGAGGAAGAGATTTATTACAAGATTGCTCTTGTAATTACTGAAATGCTGCTTAAGGATAAAAAAGTAGAATTTGATTGGAAGCAGGATTCTTTAACTGAGTTTTTACTGGAAGCAATATTTAGAGAAAATAAAGAACAGGATGAATTAATCGAGTTTTCTACCACGATTAATTTACCAATTATTGCTATTGGCGCTCCAGTAGAAGCATATTTTCCAGAAATTGCTGATAGATGTAATGCTACTTTAGAGATACCAGAGCATTCTGAAGTAGCTAATGCAGTAGGTACGGTGACTGGTAAGGTAATAGAACAGGTTGAAATTTTGGTTAAACCAGGGGCTGAAAGCGGTTATTTAGTCCATGCTCCAGGGGAAAAGAAGATGTTTAAAGAATTGGAAGAAGCAGTTGAGTTTGCTAAAGATGTAGGAGAAAAGTACGTTAGGGAAAGAGCTAAAAGGTCGAAGGTTACTGATCTTAAAGTTAATATAGAGCATGAAGATGTATATAGTAGTTTTTCTCAATTAGAAGATAAGGATGACTTATATCTCGAGAGTAAAATTAAGGTAGTAGCTATGGGAAGACCTGAGTTGAATTAA
- a CDS encoding GrdX family protein: MKYFILSNNPIVRENFEQVYFVKVSVKELLIKVRNLVHKGHELITHPLPASMKIMSSPFRSIVLSKDKQQRVDAFQVEVIEESIFKLRYHIQQQSIDNDNDDDYQMLDYRLLRSALESSNKIAL; this comes from the coding sequence GTGAAATACTTCATTTTAAGTAATAATCCTATAGTGAGAGAGAACTTTGAACAGGTCTATTTTGTGAAGGTATCAGTTAAAGAGCTGTTAATTAAAGTGAGGAATTTAGTTCATAAAGGCCATGAACTAATTACCCATCCTTTGCCGGCGAGTATGAAGATAATGTCTTCACCCTTTAGATCTATAGTATTAAGCAAAGATAAACAACAAAGAGTGGATGCTTTCCAGGTGGAGGTGATAGAGGAGAGTATCTTTAAGTTAAGATACCATATTCAGCAGCAGAGTATAGATAATGATAATGATGATGACTATCAAATGTTAGACTATCGTTTGCTACGAAGTGCTTTAGAAAGCAGTAATAAGATTGCGCTATAA
- a CDS encoding methyltetrahydrofolate cobalamin methyltransferase, translating into MIIIGELINTSREEVEPAVKDRDKEFIQELAKKQEEAGVDYVDVNCGTLIREEPEALEWLVETVQEAVDVPLCIDSPDPKAIKQGLEAHEGKALVNSITAEDERYDEVLPLIKEYDANIVALVMNDNGMPDDATDRIEVATELVDNLLEDGIPAEDIFVDPIIQPIGTDSEMGEHILNAVEEISSKYEDIHITCGLSNISHGLPQRQLLNQAYLVLAMSRGMDSAILDPLDEKIMSLAQASDTLLGKDQYCSDYIKASKSGDLTV; encoded by the coding sequence ATGATAATTATTGGTGAATTAATTAACACAAGTAGGGAAGAGGTTGAACCGGCTGTTAAGGATAGAGATAAAGAATTTATTCAGGAGCTGGCCAAAAAGCAGGAGGAAGCAGGAGTAGATTATGTAGATGTTAACTGTGGAACATTAATTAGAGAGGAACCAGAAGCCCTGGAGTGGTTAGTTGAGACAGTACAGGAGGCTGTCGATGTACCGCTCTGTATTGATAGCCCTGATCCTAAAGCTATTAAACAAGGATTGGAAGCCCATGAAGGTAAAGCCTTAGTTAATTCTATTACTGCCGAAGATGAAAGATATGATGAAGTTCTGCCATTAATTAAGGAGTATGATGCCAATATAGTGGCTTTGGTTATGAATGATAACGGTATGCCTGATGATGCTACTGATAGAATAGAGGTGGCTACAGAGCTTGTTGATAACTTACTTGAAGATGGAATTCCGGCTGAGGATATCTTTGTTGACCCAATTATTCAGCCAATAGGTACTGATAGTGAAATGGGAGAACATATTTTAAATGCAGTTGAGGAGATTTCTTCTAAGTATGAAGATATCCATATCACCTGCGGTTTAAGTAATATCTCTCATGGGCTACCACAAAGACAGCTTTTAAATCAAGCTTATTTGGTCTTAGCTATGAGTAGAGGTATGGATAGTGCTATTTTGGATCCATTAGATGAAAAGATTATGTCTCTAGCTCAAGCTTCTGATACTTTACTGGGCAAGGATCAGTACTGTAGTGATTATATTAAAGCATCTAAGAGTGGTGACTTAACTGTTTAG